In Serinus canaria isolate serCan28SL12 chromosome 5, serCan2020, whole genome shotgun sequence, the following proteins share a genomic window:
- the FLRT2 gene encoding leucine-rich repeat transmembrane protein FLRT2: protein MGLWTKMWPTDWALLMKSWLIFSLGLYIQVSKTLACPKVCRCDRNFVYCNERSLTSVPLGIPEGVTVLYLHNNQINNAGFPAELHNVQSVHTVYLYGNQLDEFPMNLPKNVRVLHLQENNIQTISRAALAQLLKLEELHLDDNSISTVGVEDGAFQEAISLKLLFLSKNHLSSVPVGLPLDLQELRVDENRIAVISDLAFQNLTSLERLILDGNLLTNKGIAEGTFSHLSKLKEFSIVRNSLTYPPPDLPGTHLLRLYLQDNQITHIPLTAFSNLHKLERLDISNNQLRMLAKGVFDSLHSLRQLTVRNNPWLCDCGIKWVTEWLKFIPASINVRGFMCQGPEQVRGMAVRELNMNMLSCPTTTPGLPLVITPVPATTMPTTLVPSPSFPPSSSKYNPLTPIIATLPTVPDREDRERVTPPLSDWIQLSIHFVNDTCIQVNWMSLFTVMAYKLTWVKMGHSLVGGIVHERIISGEKQQSSLVNLEPKSTYRICLVPLDTYNNYRTGEDTVCSEATTKASFFNGSNIPSSHEQTTSQNLGSPFLLAGLIGGAVIFVLVVLLSIFCWHMHKKGRYTSQKWKYNRGRRKDDYCEAGTKKDNSILEMTETSFQIVSLNNDQLLKGDFRLQPIYTPNGGINYTDCHIPNNMRYCNSNVSDLEHCHT, encoded by the coding sequence ATGGGTTTGTGGACTAAAATGTGGCCCACAGATTGGGCTCTTCTCATGAAATCATGGCTTATCTTTTCCCTGGGGCTCTACATACAGGTCTCCAAAACTCTGGCCTGCCCAAAAGTTTGCCGCTGTGACCGAAACTTTGTCTACTGTAATGAACGAAGCTTGACCTCAGTGCCTCTTGGGATACCGGAGGGTGTAACCGTCCTCTACCTCCACAATAACCAAATTAATAATGCTGGATTTCCTGCAGAGTTGCACAATGTCCAGTCCGTGCACACAGTCTACCTGTATGGCAATCAGCTGGATGAATTCCCCATGAACCTGCCCAAAAATGTCAGGGTTCTCCAcctgcaggaaaacaacattCAGACCATTTCACGTGCTGCTCTTGCTCAGCTTTTGAAGCTGGAAGAACTGCACCTGGATGACAACTCCATCTCCACTGTTGGCGTTGAGGATGGGGCATTCCAGGAAGCCATCAGCCTCAAGCTTCTGTTCTTGTCCAAGAATCACTTAAGCAGTGTGCCAGTAGGCCTTCCGCTGGACTTGCAAGAACTTCGAGTAGACGAAAACCGAATTGCCGTCATTTCAGACCTGGCCTTCCAGAATCTTACAAGTCTGGAGCGTCTGATCTTGGACGGCAATCTCCTCACTAATAAAGGCATAGCTGAAGGCACTTTTAGCCACCTCTCCAAGCTCAAGGAATTCTCAATAGTTCGGAATTCACTGACTTACCCTCCTCCCGATCTTCCAGGTACACATCTGCTAAGACTTTACTTGCAGGACAACCAGATAACCCACATACCACTTACAGCCTTTTCAAACCTCCACAAACTGGAACGTCTTGATATTTCCAACAATCAGCTTCGGATGTTGGCAAAGGGAGTATTTGATAGTCTCCACAGCCTGAGACAACTCACTGTAAGGAATAATCCCTGGTTATGTGACTGTGGCATTAAGTGGGTCACTGAATGGCTCAAATTTATTCCTGCTTCCATCAATGTACGTGGTTTTATGTGCCAGGGACCAGAGCAGGTCCGAGGTATGGCAGTCAGGGAGCTCAATATGAATATGTTGTCATGCCCCACCACCACCCCTGGTCTGCCACTTGTCATCACCCCAGTCCCAGCTACAACCATGCCGACTACATTAGTTCCCAGCCCATCATTTCCTCCCTCAAGCAGTAAATATAATCCTCTCACTCCCATCATAGCCACACTCCCCACTGTGCCTGACAGGGAGGACAGAGAAAGGGTGACACCTCCTTTGTCTGATTGGATTCAGCTCTCCATCCATTTTGTGAATGACACTTGCATCCAAGTCAACTGGATGTCACTTTTTACCGTGATGGCATATAAACTCACATGGGTTAAAATGGGCCATAGTCTGGTAGGAGGAATTGTTCATGAACGAATAATTAGTGGTGAGAAGCAGCAATCAAGCTTGGTAAACCTGGAGCCCAAATCCACTTACCGGATTTGTTTGGTTCCGCTGGATACTTACAACAACTACCGGACTGGAGAAGACACTGTCTGTTCAGAAGCCACAACCAAGGCTTCCTTTTTCAATGGCAGCAACATCCCTTCCAGCCATGAGCAGACGACTTCTCAGAACCTAGGCTCCCCATTTCTGCTGGCAGGGTTGATTGGGGGTGCAGTGATATTTGTCCTCGTGGTCTTGCTCAGCATTTTTTGCTGGCACATGCACAAAAAAGGTCGTTACACCTCCCAGAAGTGGAAATATAACCGGGGCCGTCGGAAAGACGACTACTGTGAGGCAGGGACCAAGAAGGACAACTCCATCCTGGAGATGACGGAAACCAGCTTCCAGATTGTCTCCTTAAATAATGATCAGCTCCTTAAAGGAGATTTCAGACTGCAGCCCATTTATACCCCAAACGGGGGCATTAACTACACAGACTGCCACATCCCCAACAACATGCGATACTGCAACAGCAACGTCTCAGACCTGGAGCACTGTCATACGTGA